In Persicimonas caeni, a single window of DNA contains:
- a CDS encoding methyl-accepting chemotaxis protein, protein MQTWKQLAMAIGALTVVAVGVAIWHEAYVAAAVLLVVGLAVVMYARQVLLPFDQVTEALGRLAAGDLAQPRLTVDKGGDVGRMATAINQLLTQLRLLSEEATELANGYIGVRGMQDRVLETGQLSAVDLPTSSSQGDLNRSFAELTNQLRRLTVKAHIIANDQLYNPALDEELPGELGDAFGLMVSNLRNLAGRAEEIAHGDLSSSVEGEGDLTSAFNEMVTGLRHLVEQITHSAIQVASSTEEMLQVLHAHESSALHQADRIREAQRTVEELLESADAIAERAHLVFEAAEDTRDQNRQIGMRIDELNQLSKRITEILKLIRSIADRSDLLALNASLEGARTGEAGKGFALVANEMRRLAENTKDSVGSIKSLVDDIHGSTRATASACQEGLVRSEDTTEAALDIKVVTTEQREHTGEVNRAMEDLATLVTHGVSGIRQVTTAASELAELSETLRELVDSFRLGEKADGPELESLPTASARAEAS, encoded by the coding sequence ATGCAGACGTGGAAACAACTCGCCATGGCCATCGGCGCGCTCACTGTCGTGGCCGTCGGTGTCGCTATCTGGCACGAAGCTTACGTGGCCGCGGCGGTGCTGCTGGTGGTGGGGCTGGCCGTGGTGATGTACGCAAGACAGGTGCTCCTGCCGTTCGACCAGGTCACCGAGGCGCTGGGCCGACTCGCCGCCGGCGATCTGGCCCAGCCGCGGCTGACGGTCGATAAAGGGGGCGATGTCGGTCGCATGGCGACCGCCATCAACCAATTGTTGACCCAGCTTCGGCTCCTGAGCGAGGAGGCGACCGAGCTCGCCAATGGCTATATCGGGGTTCGGGGCATGCAGGACCGCGTGCTCGAGACCGGACAGCTGTCGGCGGTCGACCTGCCCACGAGTTCGAGCCAGGGCGACCTGAACCGCAGCTTCGCCGAGCTGACCAACCAGCTTCGTCGGCTGACGGTCAAGGCCCACATCATCGCCAACGACCAGCTCTACAACCCGGCGCTCGACGAGGAGCTGCCCGGCGAGCTTGGCGACGCCTTCGGGCTGATGGTCTCGAACCTGCGCAACCTGGCCGGGCGCGCCGAGGAGATCGCCCACGGCGACCTGAGTTCGTCGGTCGAAGGCGAGGGCGACCTGACGAGCGCCTTCAACGAGATGGTCACCGGCCTGCGCCACCTGGTCGAGCAGATCACCCACAGCGCCATCCAGGTCGCCTCGTCGACCGAAGAGATGCTGCAGGTGCTGCACGCCCACGAGTCGTCGGCGTTGCACCAGGCCGATCGCATCCGCGAGGCCCAGCGCACCGTCGAGGAGCTCCTGGAATCGGCCGACGCCATCGCCGAGCGCGCGCACCTGGTGTTCGAGGCCGCCGAGGATACCCGCGATCAGAACCGCCAGATCGGCATGCGCATCGACGAGCTCAACCAGTTGAGCAAGCGTATCACCGAGATTCTCAAGCTGATTCGAAGCATCGCCGACCGCTCCGACTTGCTCGCGCTCAACGCCAGCCTGGAGGGCGCGCGCACCGGGGAGGCGGGCAAGGGCTTTGCGCTGGTGGCCAACGAGATGCGCCGCCTTGCCGAGAACACCAAGGACTCGGTCGGCAGCATCAAGTCGCTGGTCGACGATATCCACGGCTCGACCCGAGCGACCGCCTCGGCGTGTCAGGAGGGCCTGGTGCGCTCCGAAGACACCACCGAGGCCGCCCTGGACATCAAGGTCGTGACGACCGAGCAGCGCGAGCACACCGGCGAAGTCAACCGCGCCATGGAAGACCTCGCCACGCTGGTGACCCACGGGGTGTCGGGCATCCGACAGGTGACCACCGCCGCCTCCGAGCTCGCCGAGTTGAGCGAGACGTTGAGGGAGCTCGTCGACAGCTTCCGCCTGGGCGAAAAGGCCGACGGGCCGGAGCTCGAGTCGCTCCCGACCGCGTCCGCGCGGGCCGAGGCATCCTGA
- a CDS encoding alpha/beta fold hydrolase, which produces MKTLKSMFFLLVISLAGLVGCSEAMSPDDGGVTTRGQALSADDAVTHFATTKDNKTIAYRVIGSGAQDIVLVHGWSVSGTVYDNLIGELAGPDYRLIVPDLRGTGDSDKPNGGHSLENYLKDVEAVVADAGATDYVLVGHSMGGAIAQKFAAKNDSDLSGLVLMSPVPASGFPLPQQFYDLFWASAEDPQLQAFIFTISSVDLAQDDLNHLLASAATVTPKASRQSLDAWTQADFADMVGQIQTPTLVMVSDDPFMTPGLLQQLVVDPIPNASLTYFGGAGHYLQVEDPAQTASNIDGFIAGL; this is translated from the coding sequence ATGAAGACTCTCAAATCGATGTTTTTTCTGCTGGTCATTTCTCTCGCCGGCCTTGTGGGCTGCAGCGAGGCGATGTCGCCCGACGACGGTGGCGTGACCACCCGTGGCCAGGCGCTGAGCGCCGATGACGCGGTCACGCACTTCGCGACGACCAAAGACAACAAGACGATCGCGTATCGGGTCATCGGCTCTGGCGCCCAGGACATCGTGCTCGTGCACGGTTGGTCGGTCTCCGGCACCGTGTACGACAACCTGATCGGCGAGCTCGCCGGGCCCGACTATCGTCTCATCGTGCCCGACCTTCGCGGCACGGGCGACTCGGACAAGCCCAACGGCGGTCACTCGCTCGAGAACTACCTCAAGGACGTCGAGGCGGTCGTCGCTGACGCCGGCGCCACCGACTACGTGCTCGTGGGCCACAGCATGGGCGGCGCGATCGCTCAGAAGTTCGCCGCCAAGAACGATTCCGACCTGAGCGGCCTGGTGCTGATGTCGCCGGTCCCCGCCTCGGGCTTCCCGCTGCCCCAGCAGTTCTACGACCTGTTCTGGGCCTCGGCCGAGGACCCGCAGCTGCAGGCCTTCATCTTCACGATCTCGTCGGTCGACCTGGCTCAGGACGACCTGAACCACCTGCTCGCCAGCGCCGCGACGGTGACGCCCAAGGCTTCTCGCCAGTCGCTCGACGCTTGGACTCAGGCCGACTTCGCTGATATGGTCGGGCAGATTCAAACCCCGACGCTCGTTATGGTTTCCGACGATCCGTTCATGACGCCGGGGCTGCTCCAGCAGCTGGTCGTCGACCCCATTCCGAACGCCTCGTTGACCTACTTCGGTGGTGCCGGTCACTACCTGCAGGTCGAGGACCCGGCGCAGACGGCGTCGAATATCGACGGCTTCATCGCCGGACTCTAA
- a CDS encoding alpha/beta fold hydrolase, whose translation MPKVQNQDGLDIAYRVIGEGDQDVVFVHGWMVSGAVYNDLIPKLDKSAYRMIVVDLRGTGESSKDADSYKLSDYVEDVRTVADDAGADSFALVGHSMGGQIAQLFAATYPERVERMFLLSTVPASGMELPQEAYDLFYNSGQNRDSQGAILDMACLDLSQGSKSRLLDDAAKIPTACIQQALVSWTEGGFSDQLGDITATTLVVASDDPFLPQEFLQAAVADPIPNAEIAHIPGAGHYIQVERTDETAELLSSFLNG comes from the coding sequence ATGCCGAAAGTACAGAACCAAGATGGTCTAGATATCGCCTACCGTGTCATCGGCGAGGGCGACCAAGACGTCGTGTTCGTTCACGGATGGATGGTCTCGGGGGCGGTCTACAACGACCTGATTCCGAAGCTCGACAAGAGCGCCTACCGCATGATCGTGGTCGACCTGCGCGGCACCGGTGAGTCGTCCAAGGACGCCGACTCCTACAAGCTCTCCGACTACGTCGAGGACGTGCGCACGGTGGCCGACGACGCCGGCGCCGACAGCTTCGCACTGGTGGGCCACAGCATGGGCGGCCAGATCGCCCAGCTCTTCGCGGCCACCTACCCGGAGCGCGTCGAGCGCATGTTCCTGCTGAGCACCGTGCCCGCCAGCGGCATGGAGCTTCCCCAGGAGGCCTACGACCTGTTCTACAACTCGGGGCAGAACCGCGACAGCCAGGGCGCCATCCTCGATATGGCCTGCCTGGACCTGTCCCAGGGCAGCAAGTCGCGCCTGCTCGACGACGCGGCCAAGATCCCGACTGCGTGCATCCAGCAGGCGCTCGTGTCGTGGACCGAAGGTGGCTTCAGCGACCAGTTGGGCGACATCACCGCCACCACGCTGGTCGTGGCGAGCGACGATCCGTTTTTGCCCCAAGAGTTTCTGCAGGCGGCCGTGGCCGACCCGATTCCGAACGCCGAGATCGCCCATATCCCGGGCGCCGGCCACTACATCCAGGTCGAGCGCACCGACGAGACGGCCGAGCTGCTGTCGAGCTTTCTGAATGGTTGA